The following proteins come from a genomic window of Mustela lutreola isolate mMusLut2 chromosome 6, mMusLut2.pri, whole genome shotgun sequence:
- the SF3B5 gene encoding splicing factor 3B subunit 5, which translates to MTDRYTIHSQLEHLQSKYIGTGHADTTKWEWLVNQHRDSYCSYMGHFDLLNYFAIAENESKARVRFNLMEKMLQPCGPPADKPEEN; encoded by the coding sequence ATGACTGACCGCTACACCATCCACAGCCAGCTGGAGCACCTGCAGTCCAAGTACATCGGCACGGGCCACGCCGATACCACCAAGTGGGAGTGGCTGGTCAACCAGCACCGCGACTCCTATTGCTCCTACATGGGCCACTTCGACCTTCTCAACTACTTCGCCATTGCGGAGAATGAGAGCAAAGCTCGAGTCCGCTTCAACTTGATGGAGAAGATGCTGCAGCCTTGCGGACCGCCGGCCGACAAGCCGGAGGAGAACTGA